A genomic segment from Microbacterium sp. SORGH_AS_0428 encodes:
- a CDS encoding glycosyltransferase family 2 protein — protein sequence MQVTVIVPTFNEAPNVAELVRRVAATAKGFSVDILFVDDSTDETPDVIRRVAATADVPVRLIHRDDPAGGLSGAVVAGLDAAPSDVCIVMDGDLQHPPEDIARMVARYLHGDVDVVVASRYTADGTAGGLADRSRVIVSRGSTAVTKAMFPIRLREVTDPMTGFFLVDRRAIDLDQLRPRGFKILLEILARRSLRVAEIPFAFADRFAGASKASFSQGISFLAQLAMLRFGKMSAFALIGALGAVANIAIVWLLSHAGVTDLAAMIIAAETTIIANFLLQERFVFQDMREQASGIGSRFAKSFSFNNVELLIRIPITTLMISTWHISVVIATAVTLVAAFVVRFLFHSLVVYAPRRTASPRPAPSRARYFVEEIDRQAISPGEI from the coding sequence ATGCAGGTCACGGTCATCGTCCCCACGTTCAACGAGGCGCCCAATGTGGCAGAGCTCGTGCGTCGGGTCGCCGCAACCGCGAAAGGCTTCAGTGTCGACATCCTCTTCGTCGACGACAGTACGGACGAGACGCCCGACGTCATCCGGCGCGTGGCGGCCACCGCCGACGTCCCCGTTCGCCTCATCCACCGCGACGACCCCGCGGGCGGACTGAGCGGAGCCGTCGTGGCGGGTCTGGATGCCGCGCCCAGCGACGTCTGCATCGTCATGGACGGCGACCTGCAGCATCCGCCGGAGGACATCGCCCGTATGGTCGCGCGCTACCTGCACGGCGACGTCGATGTGGTCGTGGCCTCGCGCTACACCGCCGACGGCACCGCGGGCGGTCTCGCCGACCGTTCGCGAGTGATCGTCTCGCGCGGCTCGACCGCCGTCACGAAGGCGATGTTCCCGATCCGCCTGCGCGAGGTCACCGACCCGATGACCGGGTTCTTCCTGGTGGACCGTCGCGCCATCGATCTCGATCAGCTGCGCCCGCGCGGCTTCAAGATCCTGCTCGAGATCCTCGCCCGCCGTTCGCTGCGCGTCGCCGAGATCCCGTTCGCGTTCGCGGACAGGTTCGCGGGCGCCTCGAAGGCGTCGTTCTCGCAGGGCATCTCGTTCCTCGCGCAGCTCGCCATGCTCCGCTTCGGCAAGATGTCGGCGTTCGCGCTCATCGGCGCGCTGGGTGCGGTGGCCAACATCGCGATCGTGTGGCTGCTCTCGCACGCCGGCGTCACGGACCTCGCCGCCATGATCATCGCCGCCGAGACGACGATCATCGCGAACTTCCTGCTGCAGGAGCGGTTCGTCTTCCAGGACATGCGGGAGCAGGCATCCGGGATCGGCAGCAGGTTCGCGAAGTCGTTCTCGTTCAACAACGTCGAGTTGCTGATCCGCATCCCGATCACGACGCTGATGATCTCGACGTGGCACATCTCGGTGGTCATCGCCACCGCTGTCACTCTCGTGGCCGCGTTCGTCGTGCGCTTCCTGTTCCACTCGCTCGTGGTCTACGCACCCCGCCGTACCGCGTCGCCCCGCCCGGCGCCCTCGCGCGCCCGCTACTTCGTCGAGGAGATCGACCGTCAGGCGATCTCGCCCGGGGAGATCTGA
- a CDS encoding heavy-metal-associated domain-containing protein, translated as MIQRIEFGRTEPKAACACGGHGDHHASEPAAADAQEILVAGMTCAHCVKAVTQELTAIDGVSDVSVNLQAGGASRVTFRSASPVDAQVIAAAIDEAGATRWPEPLAAPPTHSPRDCFFRTRSRVMPVISCSKCSLARSGKAPQLTVTSVRCQPDEPSGAIGADSSICSSPAALIARTAM; from the coding sequence ATGATCCAGCGCATCGAGTTCGGCCGGACGGAGCCCAAGGCGGCGTGCGCCTGCGGCGGTCATGGCGACCACCACGCATCCGAGCCGGCAGCCGCCGACGCCCAGGAGATCCTCGTCGCCGGCATGACGTGCGCGCACTGCGTGAAGGCCGTCACCCAGGAACTGACGGCGATCGACGGCGTGAGCGATGTGTCCGTCAACCTGCAGGCCGGCGGCGCCTCCCGCGTCACCTTCCGCTCCGCATCCCCCGTCGACGCGCAGGTGATCGCCGCCGCGATCGACGAGGCCGGCGCTACTCGCTGGCCTGAGCCGCTCGCCGCACCACCCACTCACTCACCGCGAGACTGCTTCTTTCGCACGAGATCACGGGTAATGCCCGTGATCTCGTGCTCGAAATGCAGTCTCGCGCGAAGCGGGAAGGCGCCTCAGCTCACCGTCACGAGCGTGCGCTGCCAGCCGGACGAACCGTCGGGGGCGATCGGTGCGGACTCCTCGATCTGCAGCTCGCCGGCGGCGTTGATCGCGCGTACCGCGATGTAG
- a CDS encoding fasciclin domain-containing protein, producing the protein MRTNKKHLFGGLTLLAVAGFALAGCAGGSAGTSESTMAPETSTAAPMPSKTMDAASDLVGAGCADYAAMVPSGAGSVEGMSLDPVATAASNNPLLTTLVSAVSGQLNPDVNLVDTLNGSEFTVFAPVDEAFGKIDAATIDSLKTDSAALTKILTYHVVPGQIAPSAIDGTHATVEGQDVTVTGSGDNIMVNGAKVICGGVKTKNATVYLIDSVLMPPM; encoded by the coding sequence ATGCGCACCAACAAGAAGCACCTGTTCGGCGGCCTCACCCTTCTCGCCGTCGCCGGGTTCGCACTCGCCGGCTGTGCGGGCGGATCTGCCGGCACGTCCGAGAGCACCATGGCGCCCGAGACCTCGACGGCAGCTCCGATGCCCAGCAAGACGATGGACGCGGCATCCGACCTCGTCGGCGCCGGCTGCGCCGACTACGCCGCGATGGTCCCGAGCGGTGCGGGCTCGGTCGAGGGCATGTCGCTCGACCCGGTCGCCACGGCCGCATCCAACAACCCGCTGCTGACCACGCTCGTGTCGGCCGTCAGCGGCCAGCTGAACCCCGATGTGAACCTCGTCGACACCCTCAACGGCAGCGAGTTCACGGTCTTCGCTCCCGTCGATGAGGCCTTCGGCAAGATCGACGCCGCGACCATCGACTCGCTGAAGACCGACAGCGCGGCGCTGACCAAGATCCTCACCTACCACGTGGTCCCCGGCCAGATCGCGCCGAGCGCCATCGACGGCACGCACGCCACGGTCGAGGGCCAGGACGTGACGGTGACCGGTAGCGGTGACAACATCATGGTCAACGGCGCCAAGGTCATCTGCGGTGGCGTGAAGACCAAGAACGCGACCGTGTACCTCATCGACTCGGTGCTGATGCCCCCCATGTGA
- a CDS encoding molybdopterin-dependent oxidoreductase: MTRLRMRTTWGWASLAGVVAAAAFLAVSEAVAALVSRGTSPLIAVGSFVIDIVPRPLKEFAISTFGAADKPVLLASLAVAVVIAAAVIGVVETVRPLWGVVLFAIAAALATAAVVTRADAGALAGVACIAGTAVGIWMLLLLTRRLRRWKLAVAASPAAPASSPAASSPAASSPAASSAAASSPAAVPVEGTRDAASGAISPHPVSLEADGAATSSVEGTRGAASGGSAPRLASPERRPKSAPSEAQMDRRGFFILTGIVAASAVVVGLGARALNATTASIRQIRDALRLPSPRTTVPVPQGAELDIDGISPLFTPNADFYRVDTALSVPTVDPNTWRLVVDGMVDKRVELSFDDLIALGLDEYVITLTCVSNEVGGDLVGNARWLGVPVRTVLAAAGVQSGADMVLSRSVDGFTASTPLESLTDPGVDAIFAVAMNGEPLPLEHGFPVRMVVPGLYGYVSATKWVEELKVTTFAADTAYWTPRGYSERAPIKFSSRVDTPKIGKPVAAGKVPIAGMAWAQGVGISAVEVSIDNGEWQRATLSSPINKDTWVQWMLEWDATPGSHYIAVRAINAAGELQIEESAPIAPDGSSGWQRTLVTVS, translated from the coding sequence ATGACACGACTGCGGATGCGCACGACGTGGGGTTGGGCTTCGCTCGCCGGTGTCGTTGCGGCGGCGGCTTTCCTCGCGGTCAGCGAGGCGGTCGCCGCCCTCGTCTCCCGAGGCACGAGCCCCCTGATCGCGGTCGGGTCGTTCGTCATCGACATCGTGCCGCGGCCGCTCAAGGAGTTCGCGATCTCGACGTTCGGCGCCGCCGACAAGCCGGTGCTGCTCGCCTCGCTCGCCGTGGCCGTCGTGATCGCCGCCGCCGTCATCGGCGTCGTCGAAACGGTCCGGCCGCTCTGGGGCGTCGTGCTCTTCGCGATCGCCGCCGCTCTCGCGACCGCCGCCGTCGTCACACGTGCGGATGCGGGGGCTCTCGCCGGAGTCGCCTGCATCGCGGGTACCGCCGTCGGCATCTGGATGCTCCTGCTGCTGACGCGCCGCCTGCGCCGGTGGAAGCTCGCCGTTGCCGCCTCGCCCGCCGCGCCCGCCTCGTCCCCCGCCGCCTCGTCCCCCGCCGCCTCGTCCCCCGCGGCCTCGTCCGCCGCCGCCTCGTCCCCCGCCGCTGTCCCTGTTGAAGGGACCCGTGATGCTGCCTCCGGGGCGATTTCGCCGCATCCCGTGTCCCTCGAAGCGGATGGTGCCGCCACAAGCTCTGTCGAAGGGACCCGTGGTGCTGCCTCCGGCGGCTCGGCGCCGCGTCTCGCGTCCCCCGAACGGCGCCCGAAGTCCGCGCCGTCCGAGGCGCAGATGGATCGCCGCGGGTTCTTCATCCTCACCGGCATCGTCGCGGCGTCCGCCGTCGTGGTCGGTCTCGGCGCCCGGGCGCTCAACGCGACGACCGCATCCATTCGGCAGATCCGCGACGCGCTCCGCCTCCCCTCCCCCCGGACGACGGTTCCCGTCCCGCAGGGCGCGGAGCTCGACATCGACGGGATCTCCCCCCTCTTCACCCCCAACGCGGACTTCTACCGCGTCGACACCGCGCTGAGCGTTCCCACGGTCGATCCGAACACGTGGCGCCTCGTCGTCGACGGCATGGTCGACAAGCGCGTCGAGCTGAGCTTCGACGATCTCATCGCCCTCGGGCTCGACGAGTACGTGATCACGCTCACGTGCGTCTCGAACGAGGTCGGCGGCGACCTCGTCGGCAACGCGCGGTGGCTGGGCGTTCCGGTGCGCACCGTGCTGGCCGCGGCCGGCGTGCAGTCCGGCGCCGACATGGTGCTCTCGCGCAGCGTCGACGGCTTCACCGCATCCACTCCGCTCGAATCGCTCACGGACCCGGGCGTCGACGCGATCTTCGCGGTCGCGATGAACGGTGAGCCGCTGCCGCTCGAGCACGGCTTCCCCGTGCGGATGGTGGTTCCCGGTCTCTACGGCTACGTGTCGGCGACGAAGTGGGTCGAGGAGCTGAAGGTCACGACCTTCGCCGCCGACACCGCGTACTGGACGCCCCGCGGCTACAGCGAACGCGCACCCATCAAGTTCTCGTCGCGCGTCGACACCCCGAAGATCGGCAAGCCGGTCGCGGCGGGGAAGGTCCCGATCGCCGGCATGGCGTGGGCGCAGGGAGTCGGCATCTCGGCCGTCGAAGTGAGCATCGACAACGGCGAGTGGCAGCGCGCCACCCTCTCCTCGCCCATCAACAAGGACACCTGGGTGCAGTGGATGCTCGAGTGGGACGCCACGCCCGGCTCGCACTACATCGCGGTACGCGCGATCAACGCCGCCGGCGAGCTGCAGATCGAGGAGTCCGCACCGATCGCCCCCGACGGTTCGTCCGGCTGGCAGCGCACGCTCGTGACGGTGAGCTGA
- a CDS encoding glutaredoxin domain-containing protein, translated as MSETGSGITMFGAEWCRDCRRTKAQLDELGVEYTYVDLEADPAAAEVAREISGRTNIPVVVYPDATHHVEPSNADVDAKLRELSII; from the coding sequence ATGAGCGAAACGGGATCCGGCATCACGATGTTCGGCGCCGAGTGGTGCCGCGACTGCCGCCGCACGAAGGCTCAGCTCGATGAGCTGGGCGTGGAGTACACCTACGTCGATCTCGAGGCCGACCCCGCCGCGGCGGAGGTCGCCCGCGAGATCTCGGGCCGTACCAACATCCCCGTCGTGGTGTACCCCGACGCGACCCATCACGTCGAGCCGTCCAACGCGGACGTCGACGCGAAGCTGCGCGAGCTGTCGATCATCTGA
- a CDS encoding PhzF family phenazine biosynthesis protein produces the protein MSEIEHWAAFSDDPAGGNPAGVVRAAEGWSDERMQRTAADLGYAESAFVTTGEDGTRRIRYFSPIAEVPFCGHATVATAAALAEREGDGRFVFETAVGGIEIVTRSDDDGRLVSFTSVEPDAAELTSQTLDELLALLGIDRDALHPSYPPALAYGGNWHPLLVLAERPVFDAFVFDPAAARRLLDANGWPATIIVLWPESDALWHARNIFPVGSVTEDPATGAAAAATGGYLRSRGLAPRRIRIGQGTHVGRPSVLDVDVTSAGGIVVSGRAARIR, from the coding sequence GTGAGCGAGATCGAGCACTGGGCCGCCTTCTCCGACGACCCCGCAGGCGGTAACCCGGCCGGGGTCGTGCGCGCCGCCGAGGGGTGGAGCGACGAGCGGATGCAGCGCACCGCTGCCGACCTCGGGTACGCCGAGTCCGCGTTCGTGACCACGGGCGAGGACGGCACCCGCCGCATCCGCTATTTCTCTCCGATCGCCGAGGTGCCGTTCTGCGGTCATGCGACGGTTGCGACGGCCGCGGCGCTCGCCGAGCGCGAGGGCGACGGCCGATTCGTGTTCGAGACCGCGGTGGGCGGGATCGAGATCGTGACGCGTTCGGACGACGACGGTCGCCTCGTGTCGTTCACGAGCGTCGAGCCGGATGCGGCGGAGCTGACGTCGCAGACGCTGGACGAACTCCTCGCGCTGCTGGGGATCGATCGCGATGCCCTGCATCCCTCGTACCCGCCCGCTCTCGCGTACGGCGGGAACTGGCATCCCCTGCTCGTGCTCGCCGAGCGCCCGGTGTTCGACGCGTTCGTCTTCGACCCCGCCGCGGCGCGTCGCCTGCTCGATGCGAACGGATGGCCGGCCACGATCATCGTCCTCTGGCCCGAGAGCGATGCGCTCTGGCACGCGCGCAACATCTTCCCCGTCGGGTCCGTCACCGAAGACCCCGCCACGGGCGCCGCAGCCGCGGCGACGGGCGGCTACCTGCGCAGCCGCGGCCTCGCGCCGCGGCGCATCCGGATCGGCCAGGGAACGCACGTCGGGCGGCCGAGCGTGCTCGATGTGGACGTGACCTCCGCCGGCGGAATCGTGGTCTCCGGGAGGGCCGCGCGCATCCGCTAG
- a CDS encoding AMP-binding protein has product MLHSAAGRAFREARDFLLAHSHDMEAARAGFVWPDVGDHFNWAVDWFDEIALGNDRLALRVLEEDGTEASRTYEEMRVRSDRVANWLRDQGVRRGDAVMLMLDNRVELWEAMLAIMKLGAVILPTSVVLGPDDLAERIDRAGVRVVIADAADAEKFDALAPELVRVVVGGDREGWASFTDADAASDERPGVVVDSTDTAIVYFTSGTTSRPKMVEHTHVSYPVGHLSTMYWIGVRPGDVHMTISAPGWGKHAWSLFFSPWIAEATVFVYNYRRFDAVALVGELDRAGVNTFCAPPTVWRMLIQADLEHKPRALRELLSAGEPLNPEVIATIERWWGIQIRDGYGQTELTAVIGNTPGVALKPGSMGRALPGVEIVLLDPVTGEVADEGEICLPTVPVRPLNLTPGYIGEPERTAKVEHDGYYHTSDVAVRDADGFLTFVGRTDDVFKASDFKVSPFEVESILLEHAAVAEAGVVGAPDAVRLNVVKAYVALAAGVEPDAATARSILAHAREHMPPYMRVRRIEFFELPKTISGKIRRVELREREEAAGSDRIDSEFRESDFPDLKG; this is encoded by the coding sequence ATGCTCCACTCCGCCGCCGGCCGCGCGTTCCGCGAGGCCAGGGACTTCCTGCTCGCCCACTCCCACGACATGGAGGCGGCCCGCGCGGGGTTCGTCTGGCCCGACGTGGGGGACCACTTCAACTGGGCCGTCGACTGGTTCGACGAGATCGCCCTCGGCAACGACCGCCTCGCCCTGCGGGTGCTCGAAGAGGACGGCACCGAGGCGTCGCGCACGTACGAAGAGATGCGGGTGCGCTCCGACCGTGTCGCGAACTGGCTGCGCGATCAGGGCGTTCGCCGCGGTGACGCCGTGATGCTGATGCTCGACAACCGGGTCGAGCTCTGGGAGGCGATGCTCGCGATCATGAAGCTGGGCGCCGTCATCCTGCCGACCTCGGTCGTGCTCGGACCCGATGACCTGGCCGAGCGCATCGATCGCGCCGGTGTCCGAGTCGTGATCGCGGATGCGGCGGATGCGGAGAAGTTCGACGCCCTGGCGCCCGAGCTCGTGCGGGTCGTCGTGGGCGGAGACCGAGAGGGCTGGGCCTCGTTCACGGATGCGGATGCCGCATCCGACGAGCGCCCCGGGGTCGTCGTGGACTCCACCGACACGGCGATCGTCTACTTCACCTCCGGCACGACCTCGCGTCCGAAGATGGTCGAGCACACGCACGTCTCGTACCCGGTGGGCCACCTCAGCACCATGTACTGGATCGGGGTGCGTCCAGGAGACGTGCACATGACCATCAGTGCGCCCGGCTGGGGCAAGCACGCCTGGAGTCTGTTCTTCTCGCCCTGGATCGCCGAGGCGACCGTCTTCGTCTACAACTACCGCCGCTTCGACGCGGTGGCGCTCGTCGGCGAGCTCGACCGCGCGGGCGTCAACACGTTCTGCGCTCCGCCGACCGTGTGGCGCATGCTCATCCAGGCCGACCTCGAGCACAAGCCCCGGGCGCTTCGCGAGCTGCTGTCCGCCGGCGAGCCGCTCAACCCCGAGGTGATCGCCACGATCGAGCGCTGGTGGGGCATCCAGATCCGTGACGGCTACGGCCAGACCGAGCTGACGGCCGTCATCGGCAATACGCCGGGCGTCGCGCTCAAGCCCGGATCCATGGGGCGCGCGCTCCCCGGTGTCGAGATCGTGCTGCTGGATCCGGTCACTGGCGAGGTGGCCGACGAGGGGGAGATCTGCCTGCCCACGGTGCCCGTGAGGCCGCTGAACCTCACGCCCGGCTACATCGGCGAGCCCGAGCGAACGGCCAAGGTCGAGCACGACGGGTACTACCACACGAGCGATGTCGCGGTCCGCGACGCCGACGGGTTCCTGACGTTCGTGGGGCGCACGGACGACGTGTTCAAGGCCAGCGACTTCAAGGTGTCGCCGTTCGAGGTGGAGTCGATCCTGCTCGAACATGCGGCCGTCGCCGAGGCCGGCGTCGTCGGCGCTCCGGATGCGGTGCGGCTGAATGTCGTGAAGGCCTACGTCGCGCTCGCCGCGGGTGTTGAGCCGGATGCCGCGACCGCGCGCAGCATCCTCGCGCACGCGCGCGAGCACATGCCGCCGTACATGCGCGTGCGTCGCATCGAGTTCTTCGAGCTGCCCAAGACGATCTCCGGCAAGATCCGTCGCGTCGAGCTGCGCGAACGCGAGGAGGCGGCCGGCTCCGATCGCATCGACTCCGAGTTCCGCGAGAGCGACTTCCCCGACCTCAAGGGCTGA
- a CDS encoding polysaccharide deacetylase family protein, with protein METSRREQRGRRSVLRRRRALAASLAALALVAVIVGVVAIVRALSVEAAPDAAGPVPTAATPTPTSTPLTAAQQLLAGSSDPAACAVSFAGDDVSEQPQLQHQGALYDALPIPRRDGAVFAGWYASEADAQSANVDARVNGADLVACTDREITLYGAWTTPEAVAAADVAVPILMYHQFTTRPEGESNSLRLNYTYIGDFDAQLGYLADQRFYLPTWDELSAFIDGRLALPPRSVIITDDDADSTWLELAVPVVDAHRLLTTSFVITKWRSEPSPSPFVLQRSHTHDMHEAGANGKGRMVNWSAAQIAADMETSAQILGAKQVMAYPFGHYNDTAKQGLRDAGFEMARTIDHGYVRAGTDKLALPTIRINYGMSLSEFIAEVG; from the coding sequence ATGGAGACGAGCAGACGAGAGCAACGCGGACGCCGCTCGGTTCTGCGCCGGCGCCGAGCGCTGGCGGCATCCCTCGCCGCCCTCGCGCTGGTCGCCGTGATCGTGGGTGTCGTGGCGATCGTCCGTGCGCTCTCCGTCGAAGCCGCTCCCGACGCCGCCGGCCCGGTGCCGACCGCGGCGACGCCGACTCCCACCTCCACGCCGCTCACGGCCGCACAGCAGCTGCTCGCCGGGAGCAGCGATCCTGCCGCGTGCGCGGTCTCCTTCGCGGGTGACGACGTCTCGGAGCAGCCGCAGCTCCAACATCAGGGGGCGCTCTACGACGCCCTGCCCATCCCGCGACGAGACGGCGCGGTGTTCGCCGGGTGGTACGCGAGCGAGGCGGATGCGCAGAGCGCGAACGTCGACGCCCGCGTCAACGGCGCCGACCTCGTCGCATGCACAGACCGCGAGATCACGCTCTACGGCGCGTGGACGACACCGGAGGCGGTCGCCGCAGCAGACGTCGCGGTCCCGATCCTCATGTACCACCAGTTCACGACCAGACCGGAGGGCGAGAGCAACTCGCTCAGACTGAACTACACCTACATCGGCGACTTCGACGCGCAGCTCGGCTATCTCGCCGATCAGCGGTTCTACCTCCCGACGTGGGACGAGCTCAGCGCCTTCATCGACGGCCGCCTCGCGCTCCCGCCCCGATCGGTGATCATCACGGACGACGACGCCGACTCGACCTGGCTGGAGCTGGCCGTTCCCGTCGTGGACGCACATCGGCTGCTGACGACCTCCTTCGTCATCACGAAGTGGCGCAGCGAGCCCTCGCCGTCCCCGTTCGTGCTGCAGCGGTCGCACACCCACGACATGCACGAGGCGGGCGCGAACGGTAAGGGCCGGATGGTCAACTGGTCCGCGGCGCAGATCGCCGCCGACATGGAGACGTCAGCGCAGATCCTCGGTGCGAAGCAGGTCATGGCCTACCCGTTCGGGCACTACAACGACACCGCCAAGCAGGGGCTGCGCGACGCCGGCTTCGAGATGGCGCGCACGATCGATCACGGTTACGTGCGCGCCGGCACCGACAAGCTCGCGCTGCCGACCATCCGTATCAACTACGGCATGAGTCTGAGCGAGTTCATCGCCGAAGTCGGCTGA
- a CDS encoding acyltransferase family protein: MNRTPSPASRRDIQGLRALAVLAVVGAHAAGWPRGGFVGVDVFFVISGFLITGLLLREVETTGRVSLARFYGRRARRLLPAAVVVLALTVGAGFLVFNAVVAERTLHDAVWSALFAANWHFAAAGTDYFHATDAASALQHFWSLSVEEQFYLVWPGVVMLSLLLLPVAARRGRRGRLTVAGIAAVIVLASLLWAASQTTSEATVAYFSTLTRAWELGAGALLAAAAPLLARIPRLVGGVMGWLGLAGIVAAFAVIDPAAGGFPAPWAALPVAATALVLAGGVGGDPRHRHLFPLTNPVSVFVGDMSYSLYLWHFPVIVLGSVVLAGREGALWLTLGAIAVLSLATYLIVEQPLRYAPLPPRAADAAETDPSEPIAPRPPAAVAAAPTSPEPRVMAQPRVVATRPAGWTPGTRYYPGSPRPRPAADRVIEPVLADPDPEPVVVPIVAPEETPGTQEDVGRSAWKAWRARFGTQIALASSGLGIAALTAVLVAQSIFGAPVIGPLTPPSEAQGGGGDDPVAAVQSELAAAASAMQWPSLSPSLDTVIARGSADNPARDCFAPDVAPDAGRCSWGSEQAGTRIYLVGDSTAMAYAPAFKKMAEDSGGAIRVTTVGLYGCRFTEVAVQNDGAGVMAACEQRKADVRAMVLADAPNIVVMSDAYTLGHTPDGQDLSAETLIASQQAEAAGYGAPGRIVHLAPPPEGADLARCYSPLTSPYDCASAVSPTWQQMEALAERAAAASGDHAISSLPFSCWEGVCPAFAGSLPVKYDQTHLSVPFAEHIAPILRAELAAAGLL; this comes from the coding sequence GTGAACCGCACTCCTTCCCCCGCGTCCCGCCGAGACATCCAGGGCCTGCGCGCCCTCGCTGTGCTCGCCGTCGTCGGCGCCCACGCCGCCGGATGGCCCCGCGGCGGGTTCGTGGGCGTCGATGTGTTCTTCGTCATCTCGGGCTTCCTGATCACCGGGCTGCTCCTGCGCGAGGTCGAGACGACGGGACGGGTGAGCCTCGCCCGCTTCTACGGACGACGAGCGCGACGCCTGCTGCCGGCGGCCGTCGTCGTCCTCGCCCTCACCGTCGGCGCCGGCTTCCTCGTCTTCAACGCCGTCGTCGCAGAGCGCACGCTTCACGATGCGGTCTGGTCCGCCCTCTTCGCGGCGAACTGGCACTTCGCCGCGGCCGGCACCGACTACTTCCACGCGACGGATGCGGCATCCGCGCTGCAGCACTTCTGGTCGCTCTCCGTCGAGGAGCAGTTCTACCTCGTCTGGCCGGGCGTCGTCATGCTGAGCCTGCTGCTGCTTCCCGTCGCCGCGCGGCGCGGGCGCCGCGGACGTCTCACCGTGGCCGGGATCGCGGCCGTGATCGTGCTCGCTTCGCTCCTGTGGGCCGCCTCCCAAACGACGTCCGAGGCGACCGTCGCCTACTTCTCCACACTCACCCGCGCGTGGGAGCTGGGCGCCGGGGCGTTGCTGGCCGCCGCGGCACCGTTGCTCGCGCGCATCCCGCGGCTGGTCGGCGGGGTCATGGGGTGGCTCGGTCTCGCGGGCATCGTCGCCGCGTTCGCGGTGATCGATCCGGCAGCAGGCGGCTTCCCCGCGCCCTGGGCCGCTCTCCCCGTCGCTGCCACCGCCCTCGTTCTGGCGGGAGGGGTCGGCGGCGATCCGCGCCACCGTCACCTGTTCCCCCTGACGAACCCCGTGAGCGTGTTCGTCGGCGACATGTCGTACTCGCTGTATCTGTGGCACTTCCCCGTCATCGTGCTCGGCTCGGTCGTCCTCGCCGGACGCGAGGGAGCGCTGTGGCTCACACTGGGAGCGATCGCCGTCCTGTCGCTGGCGACCTATCTCATCGTCGAGCAGCCGTTGCGGTACGCACCGCTGCCGCCGCGCGCCGCGGATGCGGCCGAGACCGACCCGTCGGAGCCGATCGCACCCCGGCCCCCCGCCGCCGTTGCGGCAGCCCCCACCTCTCCTGAGCCCCGCGTCATGGCTCAGCCGCGTGTCGTGGCGACGCGTCCCGCGGGGTGGACGCCGGGCACAAGGTACTACCCGGGCTCACCCCGGCCGCGACCCGCGGCGGACCGCGTCATCGAGCCGGTGCTCGCCGATCCGGATCCGGAACCGGTGGTGGTTCCGATCGTCGCTCCGGAAGAGACTCCCGGCACGCAGGAGGACGTGGGCCGGTCCGCATGGAAGGCGTGGCGGGCCCGGTTCGGCACGCAGATCGCCCTTGCATCGTCCGGGCTCGGCATCGCGGCCCTGACAGCCGTGCTGGTGGCGCAGAGCATCTTCGGCGCGCCGGTGATCGGGCCGCTCACCCCGCCCTCCGAAGCCCAGGGGGGCGGCGGCGACGATCCCGTCGCCGCCGTGCAGAGCGAGCTCGCGGCCGCCGCATCCGCCATGCAGTGGCCGTCCCTCTCACCGTCGCTGGACACGGTGATCGCCCGTGGCTCGGCCGACAACCCGGCACGGGACTGCTTCGCTCCCGACGTGGCCCCGGATGCCGGTCGGTGCAGTTGGGGCTCGGAGCAGGCCGGCACCCGCATCTATCTCGTCGGCGACTCGACCGCCATGGCCTACGCCCCCGCCTTCAAGAAGATGGCGGAGGACAGCGGCGGCGCCATCCGCGTCACGACGGTCGGGCTCTACGGCTGCCGGTTCACCGAGGTGGCGGTGCAGAACGACGGCGCCGGCGTCATGGCGGCCTGCGAGCAGCGCAAAGCCGACGTGCGCGCCATGGTGCTCGCCGACGCCCCGAACATCGTCGTGATGAGCGACGCCTACACGCTCGGCCACACGCCGGACGGGCAGGACCTGAGCGCCGAGACCCTCATCGCCTCGCAGCAGGCGGAGGCGGCCGGCTACGGTGCGCCGGGACGGATCGTCCACCTCGCGCCTCCCCCGGAGGGCGCCGACCTCGCTCGCTGCTACTCGCCGCTCACCTCGCCCTACGACTGCGCGAGCGCGGTGTCGCCCACCTGGCAGCAGATGGAGGCGCTGGCCGAGCGGGCGGCCGCCGCATCCGGTGACCACGCGATCAGTTCCCTGCCGTTCAGCTGTTGGGAGGGCGTGTGCCCCGCGTTCGCGGGGTCACTGCCGGTCAAGTACGACCAGACGCACCTCAGCGTGCCGTTCGCCGAGCACATCGCCCCCATCCTGCGGGCAGAGCTGGCGGCCGCCGGCCTTCTCTGA